One segment of Brassica napus cultivar Da-Ae chromosome C3, Da-Ae, whole genome shotgun sequence DNA contains the following:
- the LOC125583064 gene encoding uncharacterized protein LOC125583064, with translation MNDALTRIPSNDEIRKSVFDINPDKAPGPDGMTSLFFQKYWGITAEVVSQTVKDFFQYSVLDPRLNQTNICLIPKTERPSEMSEFCPISLCNVSYKIISKIMSKRLKRCLPSLISETQSSFVARRLITDNILVAHEVFHALRMNPSCKAKFVAIKTDMSKAFDRVEWSFLEALLLKLGFSAIWVSWVKLCITSVSYQVLLNGEPKGSISPSRGIRQGDPISPFLFIILTEALISQIQGAEREGRITGLKIARGSPPISHLLFADDSLFFCRAEVSQCTELMTIIHTYGCSSGQKLNVDKSSILFGNKVPPDLKTEIKQAMGITKEGGMGVYLGLPEKICGSKKQAFAFIQERLQNRINSWSAKLLSKGGKEVLIKSVAQALPTYVMSCFLLPQEIIRKLSSAISRFWWSTKNNNRGLHWITLKKICTPQDKGGLGFRDFKNFNLALLAKQLWRLIHYPNSLLARDLKGRYYRLSNPIEVNKASNPSYVWKSLMAAQPLLKSGLRKSIGAGQNTLVWSDPWIPTIPARPAIPCGPSFNPSLRVSDLIDPSTNKWKHDLLRELVVPEDIPYIQSLKPTLSPRAINYCWNLTKSGMYSVKTGYALAMESMEYTEAAQALEPSITALQAKVWTLKTTKKIKHFIWQAISNCVPVCSALSDRHYGTYRTCPRCGAEEETRNHLLFECPPSVQAWAFADIPHPPGLFPSDSIYSNLNYVLWRAKEYAILDTISTTVPWIIWYIWKARNDKAFNGKDISPLETIQIARAEAESWRTAQIIQQPQEGADEFQTLLWAMKSSIQLDHSSMTFKTDCLQLVNLLEEDDEDKWPSLLAEFDEFHLIRFMFTFCSISFTPRSLNFRADRLAKGARSRGLSFSHVNTQLPSWLAHGANLLILT, from the exons ATGAATGATGCTCTAACAAGAATTCCATCAAATGATGAGATCCGTAAATCTGTGTTCGACATAAACCCTGACAAAGCCCCTGGCCCCGACGGAATGACAAGCCTCTTCTTCCAAAAGTATTGGGGTATCACGGCAGAAGTGGTAAGCCAAACGGTCAAAGATTTCTTTCAGTACAGCGTTCTAGATCCCCGCTTGAACCAGACGAATATTTGCCTCATTCCAAAGACTGAGCGCCCTAGCGAGATGTCCGAATTCTGTCCAATCAGTCTATGCAATGTAAGCTACAAGATCATCTCCAAAATCATGAGTAAACGTCTAAAGCGATGTCTGCCCAGCTTAATCTCGGAGACCCAATCATCCTTTGTGGCTAGACGACTAATTACAGACAACATACTGGTAGCACACGAGGTGTTTCATGCCCTGAGAATGAACCCAAGTTGCAAAGCTAAATTCGTAGCaatcaaaacggatatgagcaaagccTTCGACAGAGTTGAATGGTCTTTTCTCGAAGCCCTTCTACTCAAATTGGGCTTCTCGGCCATATGGGTATCTTGGGTAAAACTCTGCATCACCTCGGTATCTTATCAAGTACTCCTAAATGGAGAACCAAAGGGTAGTATTTCTCCTTCGAGAGGCATCAGGCAAGGCGATCCAATCTCCCCCTTTCTCTTCATCATCCTCACGGAAGCTCTCATCTCACAAATTCAAGGAGCTGAGAGGGAGGGCAGGATCACAGGTCTGAAGATTGCAAGAGGTAGCCCACCAATCTCGCACCTCTTGTTCGcagatgatagccttttcttctgcaGAGCCGAAGTCTCGCAATGTACGGAGCTTATGACGATCATCCATACATACGGTTGCTCCTCAGGACAGAAACTAAATGTAGATAAATCCTCCATTCTGTTCGGTAACAAGGTCCCACctgacttaaaaacagagatCAAGCAGGCCATGGGTATTACAAAGGAAGGCGGCATGGGAGTCTACCTCGGCCTACCTGAGAAGATCTGTGGAAGCAAAAAACAGGCCTTTGCTTTCATCCAAGAACGCTTACAGAATCGTATCAATTCCTGGTCTGCCAAATTGCTCTCCAAAGGTGGAAAAGAAGTCTTGATAAAGTCAGTCGCACAAGCTCTCCCGACCTACGTTATGTCATGCTTCCTGCTACCACAAGAAATAATTCGAAAGCTCAGCAGCGCGATATCTCGCTTCTGGTGGagcacaaaaaataataatcgcGGACTTCATTGGATTACCTTGAAGAAAATTTGCACACCACAAGATAAGGGAGGCTTAGGTTTCCgggatttcaaaaattttaatctcGCATTACTTGCGAAGCAGCTCTGGAGACTCATACACTACCCAAACTCTCTCCTAGCGCGCGACCTCAAAGGAAGATATTATCGCCTCTCAAACCCGATAGAGGTCAACAAGGCGAGCAACCCCTCCTATGTCTGGAAAAGTCTCATGGCTGCTCAACCTCTCCTGAAATCTGGACTGCGTAAATCGATTGGAGCTGGGCAAAATACTTTAGTCTGGTCAGATCCATGGATCCCGACGATACCGGCACGACCAGCAATCCCGTGTGGCCCATCTTTCAACCCCTCCCTGCGGGTAAGCGACCTTATTGATCCTAGCACAAACAAGTGGAAACACGATCTCTTAAGAGAACTGGTAGTTCCAGAAGACATTCCATACATTCAAAGTCTCAAACCGACGCTTTCTCCCCGGGCCATAAACTACTGTTGGAACCTCACCAAATCTGGGATGTACTCTGTAAAAACTGGATATGCTTTGGCCATGGAATCAATGGAGTACACGGAAGCGGCACAAGCTCTCGAACCCAGCATAACAGCCTTACAAGCGAAAGTATGGACACTCAAGACTACCAAAAAGATTAAGCACTTCATCTGGCAAGCGATCTCTAACTGTGTACCAGTATGTAGCGCGCTTTCCGATCGCCACTATGGCACATATCGAACATGTCCAAGATGCGGTGCAGAGGAAGAGACTCGCAACCATTTGCTCTTTGAGTGTCCGCCCTCCGTCCAAGCCTGGGCCTTTGCGGACATACCGCATCCTCCGGGGCTATTCCCAAGCGACTCAATATATAGTAACCTGAACTATGTCCTATGGCGCGCAAAGGAATATGCGATCCTGGATACTATCAGTACGACTGTCCCATGGATAATATGGTACATATGGAAAGCTCGCAACGACAAGGCTTTCAACGGCAAGGACATCTCCCCGCTAGAGACCATCCAAATTGCCCGAGCAGAAGCCGAAAGTTGGCGCACAGCTCAGATCATCCAACAACCCCAAGAAGGCGCAGACG AGTTCCAAACTCTACTGTGGGCCATGAAATCCTCCATTCAGTTGGACCATAGTTCCATGACCTTCAAGACAGACTGCCTTCAACTAGTCAATCTCCTtgaagaagacgacgaagaCAAATGGCCATCCTTGTTGGCTGAATTTGATGAGTTCCATCTTATTCGTTTTATGTTTACTTTTTGCTCCATATCTTTTACTCCTCGCTCTCTGAACTTCCGAGCCGATCGCCTTGCAAAAGGAGCTCGCTCTCGAGGTCTCTCTTTTTCCCATGTAAACACTCAGCTCCCAAGCTGGTTGGCTCATGGGGCCAACCTCTTGATACTCACTTAA